From Desulfuribacillus stibiiarsenatis, a single genomic window includes:
- the tsoY gene encoding selenoprotein TsoY: MKFTFTPIKFQSALAAGGISLMAFNYLQMVLPHEGGLVNIINIEWGEYSLAQTSLYLFLFVVMGIFSAMHFVGTVFLVFGFIKWLIRKNQLQSFLQDPKTNITIFIPFASLSMSTNVLWGPSGFFVPNFSVQPWMLPSLILFVFLWFPLLILEYKVAKVLMAKSTNLKQLNFVWLLDVFAFGLVSLTGTGIASMADNSNIATIAAIGSVILMVVGLALLVAKLGYLFYLHVKVPKLPNKPIMPAYFLVVPITCLFGISFYRLLLFMEGTYGFNASGAALVLINASYILAISWVLYVIYILFDYLRKDFIKADYSPTQWGIVUALVGSQVLGVYVQGFYFAGVVLSSINLVSIILAMIVYFMIFVKFHRANKKELEIVTTNSSSTIAN; encoded by the coding sequence GTGAAATTTACATTTACACCAATCAAGTTTCAATCTGCTTTAGCAGCAGGAGGGATATCCCTCATGGCTTTTAACTATCTGCAAATGGTATTGCCCCATGAAGGCGGACTCGTTAATATAATCAACATCGAGTGGGGGGAATACAGTTTAGCACAAACGAGCTTATACCTATTTTTATTTGTTGTGATGGGAATTTTCTCTGCGATGCATTTTGTTGGAACTGTTTTTCTTGTGTTTGGATTTATAAAGTGGCTCATAAGAAAAAATCAGCTTCAGAGTTTTTTACAAGACCCAAAGACAAATATTACGATATTTATTCCTTTTGCTTCGCTGTCTATGTCTACTAATGTTTTATGGGGTCCTTCAGGATTTTTTGTTCCAAATTTTTCAGTACAACCATGGATGCTACCAAGCTTAATTTTGTTTGTTTTTCTATGGTTTCCGCTATTAATTTTGGAGTATAAAGTTGCTAAAGTGTTAATGGCAAAATCAACAAATTTGAAGCAGTTAAACTTTGTCTGGTTACTGGATGTCTTTGCATTTGGACTGGTAAGTTTGACTGGAACGGGCATAGCATCGATGGCTGATAATTCTAATATTGCAACAATAGCTGCCATTGGGTCGGTGATCTTAATGGTTGTTGGTCTAGCTTTGTTAGTTGCAAAACTGGGATATCTATTCTATCTACATGTAAAGGTCCCCAAATTGCCAAACAAACCTATTATGCCAGCATATTTTCTCGTTGTCCCTATCACGTGTCTATTTGGAATTAGTTTCTACAGGCTACTATTGTTCATGGAAGGAACCTATGGGTTTAACGCTTCCGGAGCAGCGTTAGTGTTAATCAACGCATCCTATATATTGGCTATTAGTTGGGTACTGTATGTTATCTATATACTTTTTGATTATTTAAGAAAAGATTTTATAAAGGCGGATTATTCCCCTACTCAATGGGGAATCGTTTGAGCTTTGGTTGGCTCCCAGGTTCTGGGGGTTTATGTACAAGGTTTTTATTTTGCAGGAGTTGTACTTTCAAGCATTAACCTTGTAAGTATTATTTTGGCAATGATTGTCTACTTTATGATTTTTGTTAAATTTCATCGAGCTAATAAAAAAGAATTAGAAATCGTAACGACTAACTCGAGCAGTACTATTGCAAATTAG
- a CDS encoding DUF5714 domain-containing protein → MNALEKGYAQTIREYCLQSKEKNPVILANEIMGIEGFPVAGQAHHPLIAASLLTAYANALNEKVDEHKLDAVIKRSDSLPAGFCAGFGSDAAIISLGITVSVILGNTVDEGSSVGRTISHTLTGMGMLAIANNSGARCCKRSTFTALTLAANYLPATLGVTFPKLEEATFRCQFFEMNKMCNKKYCKYYP, encoded by the coding sequence ATGAATGCTTTAGAAAAGGGTTATGCACAAACAATTCGAGAGTATTGTTTGCAAAGCAAAGAAAAGAATCCAGTGATACTAGCGAATGAAATAATGGGAATAGAGGGTTTCCCTGTTGCGGGGCAGGCGCATCATCCTCTGATTGCTGCCAGCTTATTAACAGCGTATGCAAATGCATTGAACGAAAAAGTGGATGAACATAAGTTAGATGCCGTAATCAAACGATCCGATTCTTTACCAGCGGGATTTTGCGCGGGATTTGGATCTGATGCAGCTATTATATCGCTCGGTATTACAGTGAGTGTCATATTGGGAAATACTGTTGATGAAGGATCAAGCGTAGGTCGCACTATATCGCATACATTAACAGGAATGGGGATGCTGGCGATTGCCAATAACAGTGGAGCTCGATGCTGTAAAAGAAGCACATTTACTGCTTTGACGTTAGCGGCTAATTATTTACCAGCAACATTAGGTGTTACTTTCCCCAAACTAGAAGAAGCCACGTTTAGATGTCAGTTTTTTGAAATGAATAAAATGTGCAATAAGAAATATTGTAAGTATTATCCATAA
- a CDS encoding PhnD/SsuA/transferrin family substrate-binding protein, with protein sequence MLTNSIVRIAIISLISVIIFTGCDYNTDENVVPLTSEENEYSKTDSDIHFGIYNELSPLQNYLLYDELIKDFQKVTNLSTSITLRKSYSEIHSLLQDRKLDVAYIYLNESILEDYQENYTIYFTSELQSQMKSIVVVNQNSNINNISDLQNQLFSYTEPNSYNSMAFDQYLEGLGQSKEAFFKNYFYTFYVDESVSVLHSGIVNGVVIDSLNYAILSNHHQESQTKSTDLNFRILLELDSAIKEPVLLMRNDLNDDIKDKVKRYFRHFPDNEKQKTIGTRLHIASFKEEKINDRLINNE encoded by the coding sequence ATGTTAACTAATTCTATTGTAAGAATCGCTATAATATCACTTATATCAGTAATCATTTTTACAGGTTGCGATTATAATACAGATGAAAATGTTGTTCCATTAACTTCAGAAGAGAACGAATATAGTAAAACAGATTCTGATATCCATTTTGGGATTTATAATGAACTATCACCATTGCAGAATTATTTATTATATGATGAGTTGATTAAAGATTTTCAAAAAGTCACGAATTTAAGTACAAGCATTACTTTGAGAAAGAGTTATTCAGAGATCCATTCATTACTACAAGACCGTAAGTTGGATGTTGCGTACATTTATTTAAATGAAAGTATTTTAGAAGATTACCAAGAAAATTATACAATTTATTTTACTTCAGAATTACAATCGCAAATGAAATCTATCGTTGTGGTGAATCAAAACAGCAATATTAATAATATTAGTGACTTGCAGAATCAGTTATTTAGTTATACAGAGCCGAATTCTTATAATAGCATGGCTTTTGATCAATATTTAGAAGGCTTAGGGCAAAGCAAGGAGGCTTTTTTTAAAAATTATTTTTACACGTTTTATGTAGACGAATCTGTATCCGTATTACATTCGGGAATTGTTAACGGCGTAGTTATTGACTCTCTAAATTATGCGATTCTCTCAAATCATCATCAAGAATCACAAACGAAATCAACTGACTTGAACTTTCGTATTTTGCTAGAACTAGATTCAGCAATTAAGGAACCGGTATTGCTAATGCGAAATGATTTGAATGATGATATAAAAGATAAAGTGAAACGTTACTTTCGTCATTTTCCTGATAATGAGAAACAAAAAACAATAGGTACCCGTCTTCATATAGCTTCTTTTAAAGAAGAAAAAATCAATGATAGGTTGATTAATAATGAATAA
- a CDS encoding HAMP domain-containing sensor histidine kinase, producing the protein MNNKLVPIKKFLNESLNLSGKLFGIYLILAVLLSLWISYYTESLLKVHLQNQLEEQGHAIAKNIADISVNYVLTENVHGLKRLLLEQKAANSNIEYILVFDWNLDLFAHSLPVNPSSKLLEVDNESLQVIKTDRGNVWEFATPITEYYVGTVRVGISETKQLGIVKTILSNILVSLMIFFFISAIVVTSLHRILTKPITELVKVTQNLSKGNFQYRVPHHDKNDEMGVLISSFNQMIDDLEKYKKETDNLEKKRRLLLEKIINLQEDERKIIAMELHDETGQSLTGVKLNLKSLEQSVEDPIIKEQVAKLHTQVSQSLSNIHDLIVDIGPRYLEGENIGKILERYVNDYQQRYKVQVSLELKGIVEIELVNQAKASVFRIMQEAMTNTAKYAKATELFISLQVIKTHLLLIIEDNGVGFEAEKEFSKMSSSKNMGLFSMKERAALLGGTFLVESVIGEGTTVYVRIPLTEVIINDTHTASG; encoded by the coding sequence ATGAATAATAAGCTAGTTCCAATAAAAAAATTTCTAAATGAGTCATTGAATTTAAGTGGTAAACTTTTTGGAATCTACTTGATTCTTGCCGTGCTATTATCTCTATGGATAAGCTATTATACAGAATCCCTGCTAAAGGTTCATTTGCAGAATCAATTAGAGGAGCAAGGGCACGCGATTGCTAAGAACATCGCAGATATAAGTGTGAATTATGTATTAACAGAGAATGTACACGGCCTAAAACGACTATTACTAGAGCAAAAAGCGGCCAATTCAAATATAGAGTATATTCTAGTATTTGATTGGAATCTAGATTTATTTGCGCATAGTTTGCCTGTCAATCCATCTAGTAAATTGTTAGAAGTAGATAATGAAAGTCTTCAAGTTATAAAAACAGATCGTGGGAATGTTTGGGAATTTGCGACACCAATTACAGAATACTATGTTGGCACAGTACGGGTTGGGATTTCTGAAACAAAGCAACTTGGAATCGTCAAGACTATTTTATCAAACATATTAGTTAGTTTAATGATATTTTTCTTTATCTCAGCTATTGTTGTTACCTCTCTACACCGGATATTAACGAAACCGATTACCGAATTAGTTAAAGTTACACAAAACCTATCAAAGGGTAATTTCCAGTATCGTGTTCCTCACCACGATAAAAACGATGAGATGGGGGTACTTATTTCCTCATTTAACCAAATGATTGATGACTTAGAGAAATATAAAAAAGAAACAGATAATTTAGAGAAAAAAAGAAGGTTACTGCTCGAAAAAATAATAAATTTACAAGAAGACGAGCGCAAAATTATTGCTATGGAACTCCATGATGAGACAGGTCAATCTCTGACAGGTGTAAAATTAAATCTGAAATCTTTGGAACAGTCAGTAGAAGACCCAATAATAAAAGAACAAGTGGCAAAACTTCACACTCAAGTCTCGCAATCGCTATCGAATATCCACGATTTGATTGTCGATATTGGACCTAGATATTTAGAAGGTGAGAACATCGGCAAGATTCTTGAAAGGTATGTGAACGATTATCAGCAGCGATATAAGGTTCAAGTTTCCCTAGAATTAAAAGGAATAGTGGAAATAGAACTGGTTAATCAAGCTAAAGCATCCGTATTTCGAATTATGCAAGAAGCGATGACAAACACAGCGAAATATGCGAAAGCTACAGAATTATTCATTTCATTGCAAGTTATAAAAACGCATCTTTTACTCATTATTGAAGATAACGGAGTCGGATTTGAGGCAGAGAAAGAATTTTCAAAAATGAGCTCTAGTAAAAACATGGGGCTTTTTAGCATGAAGGAACGAGCGGCACTATTAGGTGGAACTTTCCTTGTTGAATCTGTTATTGGAGAAGGTACAACGGTATATGTTCGAATACCCTTAACTGAGGTGATAATTAATGATACGCATACTGCTAGCGGATGA
- a CDS encoding response regulator, whose protein sequence is MIRILLADDHNLVRSGLKILLDQVENFKVVGEAENGEEVIQLLKETHPDIVLLDINMPEKNGYETLKAIRGHDSTIKIMMLTMYSDQDFLVKAIELGANGYVLKKAPEEELIFAIKKIMREGSYVDNSLAQTFVHAMVNKTKTPKREIKEKNELTKREKEVLQLVVNGATDKEVADKLVISVKTVEAHKYNIKEKLQVRRLADLIRYSIDNELLDN, encoded by the coding sequence ATGATACGCATACTGCTAGCGGATGACCATAATTTAGTACGTTCAGGTTTGAAAATTCTATTAGACCAAGTAGAGAATTTTAAAGTTGTAGGAGAAGCGGAGAACGGAGAAGAAGTAATACAGCTATTAAAAGAAACACATCCAGATATCGTATTGCTAGACATCAATATGCCTGAAAAGAACGGGTATGAAACTCTTAAAGCAATACGCGGACACGATTCTACTATAAAAATTATGATGCTAACTATGTATAGTGATCAAGATTTTTTAGTGAAGGCAATTGAGTTAGGGGCAAATGGCTATGTATTGAAAAAAGCTCCTGAAGAAGAACTGATTTTTGCCATCAAAAAAATTATGAGAGAAGGCTCTTATGTCGATAATAGTCTTGCTCAAACGTTTGTTCACGCGATGGTAAATAAAACGAAAACTCCGAAACGCGAAATAAAAGAGAAGAATGAACTTACGAAAAGAGAAAAAGAAGTATTGCAATTAGTTGTTAATGGCGCAACTGATAAGGAAGTAGCGGATAAGCTGGTGATTAGCGTAAAAACGGTAGAAGCTCATAAATACAACATCAAGGAAAAATTACAAGTAAGGCGACTGGCAGATTTGATTCGTTACAGTATTGATAATGAACTATTAGACAATTAG
- a CDS encoding 4Fe-4S dicluster domain-containing protein, with the protein MKEEQKNYPKIAKNTTKVTRKKLVITSMLGALGLVMGELIRRGNDRDPVIAKVDTSMSKYGMVIDLDRCIGCNACTIACKQENNTPPEIHYNVVIEKEEGTFPHVRKMFLPRICMQCDKPPCVKVCPVGATRKRNNGIVDIDYATCIGCRYCMTACPYGARSFDFGVNYYKEPTQFESSVYYEYENTYIREKGEAPQNNVRKCHYCSHRLQQGKKPACVTVCLGKARIFGDLNDKDSIISRVVTKSWGLKNNLGTEPRTRYLGERREI; encoded by the coding sequence ATGAAAGAAGAGCAAAAAAATTACCCGAAAATAGCAAAAAACACCACTAAAGTGACACGCAAAAAACTTGTAATAACCTCTATGTTGGGCGCGTTAGGCTTAGTTATGGGAGAATTAATTAGACGCGGTAATGATAGAGACCCAGTAATAGCAAAAGTCGATACGAGTATGAGCAAGTATGGTATGGTAATTGATTTAGACCGTTGTATTGGTTGCAATGCATGTACAATCGCATGTAAGCAGGAAAACAATACCCCTCCAGAAATTCATTATAATGTTGTCATAGAAAAAGAAGAAGGTACTTTTCCGCACGTTAGAAAAATGTTTTTGCCGAGAATTTGTATGCAATGCGATAAACCGCCATGTGTTAAAGTATGCCCTGTAGGTGCCACTCGTAAGCGAAATAACGGGATTGTTGATATTGATTATGCTACATGCATAGGTTGTAGATATTGCATGACGGCTTGTCCGTATGGTGCAAGGAGCTTTGATTTTGGTGTCAATTATTACAAGGAGCCTACGCAGTTTGAGTCATCTGTATATTATGAGTATGAAAATACTTATATACGAGAAAAAGGAGAAGCTCCACAGAACAATGTACGAAAGTGCCATTATTGTTCACATAGACTTCAACAGGGGAAAAAGCCTGCTTGTGTGACGGTGTGCTTAGGAAAGGCGCGCATATTTGGCGATTTAAATGATAAAGACAGTATAATATCTCGAGTAGTAACAAAGAGTTGGGGATTGAAAAATAATTTAGGCACGGAACCCAGAACTCGTTATCTAGGTGAAAGGAGAGAGATATAA
- the nrfD gene encoding NrfD/PsrC family molybdoenzyme membrane anchor subunit, whose protein sequence is MNHSNKVWWFLFSSIAIMAFFFMYIRINEGLSFTNLNNVVGWGLWVTFYVYFLGISVGLFLIYGIYIIFQLQNFRKIAIVALYSSLITLVTGMLFIFIDIGHLGRFWTVFINRNISSILSWELHLYVIYFTTIVLLLILENWHYIEEKLLQHRLKAKINEHKGTVIKYITYLGIPLAIAVHGGTGALFAVIKARVFWNSAIFPIVFLISAVLSGVAFLIFLLGCFRKLTITKEQQRLVSLTFLFLLIIDFITVMMQFFVHYYSDISDGKAVINLLVIGDYAKSFWLGQIGIGIILTLVLFGVYWLFTKRNLTILWCSAITCLIGIWFIRMNFIAPALSVPLIEGLSESIYRSAESFKYKPSFMEWMYSYFIILSGIIIFLFGVHKIPAVHEAIYKQSIEDVIDDGTNESLPL, encoded by the coding sequence ATGAATCACTCTAACAAAGTATGGTGGTTTTTATTCTCTTCGATAGCCATAATGGCATTTTTCTTTATGTATATACGTATTAATGAAGGACTTTCGTTCACAAACCTAAATAATGTAGTTGGTTGGGGCCTTTGGGTTACATTTTACGTTTATTTTCTTGGCATTAGTGTTGGCTTATTTTTAATTTATGGAATTTATATTATATTTCAGTTACAAAATTTTCGAAAAATTGCCATCGTCGCTCTGTATTCCTCGTTAATAACGTTAGTAACAGGGATGCTATTTATATTTATTGACATAGGACATTTAGGTAGGTTTTGGACGGTTTTTATCAATCGTAATATTAGTTCTATATTGTCTTGGGAACTACATCTTTATGTAATATATTTCACAACAATAGTACTACTTTTAATTTTAGAAAATTGGCATTATATAGAAGAGAAACTATTGCAGCATCGATTGAAAGCGAAGATTAACGAGCATAAAGGTACGGTTATAAAATATATCACGTATTTGGGGATTCCGTTAGCAATTGCTGTTCATGGTGGAACGGGTGCTTTGTTTGCTGTAATTAAGGCACGCGTATTCTGGAACTCGGCAATTTTTCCAATCGTATTTCTGATTTCCGCAGTGCTGTCAGGAGTTGCTTTCTTGATTTTCTTATTGGGGTGTTTTCGAAAGCTAACAATAACCAAAGAACAACAGCGGTTAGTTAGTTTAACCTTTTTGTTTCTCTTAATCATAGACTTCATTACGGTAATGATGCAGTTTTTTGTACATTATTATTCTGACATTAGCGATGGCAAGGCTGTAATTAATTTACTTGTAATCGGCGATTATGCCAAATCATTTTGGCTAGGTCAGATAGGAATCGGTATCATTCTAACATTAGTACTGTTTGGCGTGTATTGGCTATTCACAAAAAGAAATCTAACAATACTATGGTGTAGTGCGATTACATGTTTAATTGGAATCTGGTTTATCCGTATGAATTTTATCGCGCCTGCGTTAAGTGTTCCATTGATTGAAGGTTTATCAGAAAGTATTTACCGATCTGCTGAATCGTTTAAGTACAAGCCAAGCTTCATGGAATGGATGTACAGTTATTTCATAATTTTATCAGGAATTATTATATTTTTGTTTGGAGTGCACAAGATTCCGGCTGTTCATGAAGCCATATACAAACAATCGATAGAGGATGTGATTGATGATGGTACGAATGAATCTCTCCCATTGTAG
- a CDS encoding molybdopterin-containing oxidoreductase family protein: MMVRMNLSHCSRKQFIRGTVSLGASFLVGKNLTVNANEPQIIEEKQVATCCHMCGGGTGVIATVRNGVVAGLEPNVHNPIGVCNVADSYENNSQYGGAMCPKGLSGIMALYDPDRITKPLMRTNPEKGIGVDPKWREISWDEALSEITTELRKLLEDERPEALITVSENSLVTDIQKDFCKLFGTPNAGFHTNICSATRKGAAKAVLGVDEPLGDYQNSKYMLLFGWNPLSAVKWSHLPQIILNGKQNGAKLVVIDPRYSETAAKADVWHPITPGTDGALALAMAHVIINAKIYDEEFINNWTTGFSEYQKYVQDKTPEWAEKICGVSANDIRKLAIDFASNQPAIADAWIGPGQQSNGFNAIRAVFLLNVLVGSVDKKGGMLLTKELQLGPSMINKSSSNIKRYDQLEKYPFGHKSGVYVETFRQLAQQNGPYPVDAAIITMSNPVLSVPNTLQVIEGLKRLKFITVIDNYLSETALMADIVLPGTTYLERFGLVTRGIHWQYVALRQPVKQPLYGQLSESDIFIELAKRLHLRDDNGNLPFEEIGYLQYLDYRLRGSIANISLEELQELPGAVWRSEQETPYRQYVTEPIQTESGKFQFVLDKEKYAEMPHILLPEYHRRIWEPDDKYPFYLLSWKHVTHTHSRTQNNPYLSELKDYNHLYINPDTGKSMGFEDGDEVRVTSPYGSLRANLKFSASMHPKVVGTDWGFGHWGFGDYAKGKGFAVNKLNDFIVDQVTGQAAHKEICVKIERF, translated from the coding sequence ATGATGGTACGAATGAATCTCTCCCATTGTAGTCGGAAGCAATTTATCAGGGGTACGGTATCTTTAGGGGCATCCTTTTTGGTTGGTAAGAACTTGACGGTGAATGCCAATGAACCTCAGATCATTGAGGAGAAACAGGTCGCCACATGCTGTCATATGTGCGGTGGTGGAACTGGGGTTATTGCCACAGTTAGAAATGGAGTTGTAGCAGGATTAGAACCGAATGTTCATAACCCAATTGGAGTTTGCAATGTAGCGGACAGTTATGAAAATAACAGCCAATATGGTGGAGCTATGTGTCCAAAAGGATTATCCGGGATTATGGCTTTATATGATCCTGACCGAATAACGAAGCCGTTGATGCGAACGAATCCAGAGAAAGGAATTGGCGTTGACCCTAAATGGCGTGAAATTAGTTGGGACGAAGCCCTTTCTGAGATAACAACTGAATTACGAAAGCTACTAGAGGATGAACGTCCGGAGGCGTTAATTACCGTTTCGGAAAATTCGCTAGTTACTGATATACAAAAAGATTTTTGTAAGCTGTTTGGAACACCCAATGCTGGTTTTCATACAAATATATGTAGTGCGACTCGTAAGGGAGCGGCAAAAGCCGTTTTAGGTGTAGACGAACCACTTGGGGACTATCAGAATAGTAAATATATGTTACTTTTTGGCTGGAATCCATTGTCCGCTGTTAAATGGTCACATTTACCGCAAATTATTTTGAACGGGAAGCAAAACGGCGCAAAGTTAGTGGTAATTGACCCTCGATATAGTGAAACAGCAGCAAAGGCAGACGTGTGGCATCCTATCACCCCTGGAACGGACGGGGCCCTCGCCCTTGCTATGGCCCATGTAATTATAAACGCTAAGATTTATGATGAAGAGTTTATAAACAATTGGACGACGGGATTTTCGGAATATCAGAAATACGTTCAAGATAAAACTCCAGAATGGGCTGAAAAAATTTGCGGTGTCTCGGCGAATGATATTCGAAAATTAGCTATCGATTTTGCATCGAATCAACCTGCGATTGCAGATGCATGGATTGGGCCTGGGCAGCAATCGAACGGTTTTAATGCGATACGTGCTGTTTTTTTGTTAAATGTCTTAGTAGGTAGTGTAGACAAAAAAGGCGGTATGTTGTTAACGAAGGAATTACAATTGGGTCCATCAATGATTAACAAGTCTTCTTCAAATATCAAGCGCTACGATCAACTAGAAAAGTATCCCTTTGGTCATAAGTCAGGAGTATATGTAGAAACATTTAGACAGCTAGCACAGCAAAATGGACCATATCCAGTGGATGCTGCAATCATTACCATGAGCAACCCTGTGTTATCAGTACCGAATACGTTACAGGTAATCGAGGGCTTGAAACGGCTAAAATTCATTACCGTAATTGATAATTATTTAAGCGAGACGGCGTTAATGGCAGATATTGTATTGCCAGGAACAACATATTTAGAACGATTTGGTCTTGTAACTAGGGGTATTCACTGGCAGTATGTAGCACTGCGACAGCCTGTGAAACAACCATTGTATGGACAACTATCAGAGTCAGATATTTTTATCGAATTAGCTAAACGGCTACATTTGCGGGATGACAATGGTAATTTACCATTTGAAGAGATTGGCTATTTACAGTATCTGGATTATCGTTTACGCGGGAGTATAGCGAATATCTCGTTAGAGGAGTTACAGGAATTGCCAGGAGCTGTTTGGCGTTCTGAGCAAGAAACGCCGTATCGGCAGTATGTAACGGAACCTATCCAAACAGAATCAGGGAAATTCCAATTCGTTTTAGATAAAGAGAAGTATGCAGAGATGCCCCATATTCTATTGCCTGAATACCATAGGCGGATATGGGAGCCTGATGATAAATATCCGTTTTATTTACTATCATGGAAACATGTAACACATACACATTCTCGCACACAAAACAATCCTTATTTGTCAGAGCTAAAAGATTACAACCATCTCTATATAAATCCCGACACTGGGAAATCGATGGGTTTCGAAGATGGGGATGAAGTACGTGTAACTTCACCATATGGAAGTTTGCGAGCAAATTTAAAGTTCAGCGCAAGCATGCATCCTAAAGTAGTAGGCACAGATTGGGGCTTTGGCCATTGGGGATTCGGTGATTACGCAAAAGGGAAAGGGTTCGCAGTTAATAAACTAAATGACTTTATCGTAGATCAAGTAACTGGTCAAGCAGCGCATAAGGAAATATGTGTTAAAATAGAAAGGTTTTAA
- a CDS encoding 4Fe-4S dicluster domain-containing protein, translated as MEDKKKPKHFRKDIIKKGLLVGGGLLVANELLTVEPLINAAEANTTTSVKPVPNSLSQEDNIIRMQRELHQALEKPIDQVHWVMVIDQKKCVACDGCTVSCISENALPPGVVYRPVIKEEVGTYPNVRRKFTPRPCMHCENPACVKVCPIAATYKREDGIVSIDYDKCLGCRYCITACPYGARSFDWGEHHTDNTPEVMPYEMEPGYEYGEARTRSKGVSPVGNARKCHFCVHRLQNGMLPSCVTTCIGRATYFGDLNNSKGLVASLVGSPRATRLLEKLGTKPSVYYLT; from the coding sequence ATGGAAGATAAGAAAAAGCCGAAGCATTTTAGAAAAGACATTATCAAAAAGGGTTTACTTGTAGGAGGGGGACTCTTAGTAGCCAATGAATTGCTAACAGTGGAGCCTCTTATCAATGCAGCAGAAGCAAATACAACAACAAGTGTTAAACCTGTACCAAATTCGCTATCGCAGGAAGACAATATCATCCGTATGCAAAGAGAATTACATCAGGCTCTAGAAAAACCGATTGATCAAGTTCATTGGGTAATGGTGATTGATCAGAAAAAATGTGTTGCTTGTGATGGATGTACAGTTTCCTGTATCTCTGAAAACGCATTGCCACCAGGTGTGGTATATCGACCGGTTATCAAAGAAGAGGTTGGGACGTATCCGAATGTTAGAAGAAAGTTTACACCACGTCCTTGTATGCACTGTGAAAATCCAGCCTGTGTGAAAGTATGTCCAATCGCAGCAACATATAAACGAGAAGACGGTATCGTATCCATTGATTATGATAAGTGTTTAGGATGTCGTTATTGCATTACAGCATGTCCATATGGAGCTAGAAGCTTTGACTGGGGTGAGCATCACACAGATAATACACCAGAGGTTATGCCATATGAGATGGAGCCAGGGTACGAATATGGTGAAGCAAGAACTCGTTCGAAGGGAGTATCACCTGTAGGAAATGCTCGTAAATGTCATTTCTGTGTTCACCGATTACAAAATGGTATGTTACCTAGCTGCGTGACGACTTGTATCGGAAGAGCAACATATTTTGGAGATTTGAATAACTCAAAAGGCTTAGTTGCAAGTTTAGTAGGTAGCCCGAGAGCTACAAGATTATTAGAAAAACTAGGCACAAAACCAAGTGTGTACTATCTAACATAG